The Nitrospira sp. genome window below encodes:
- the gltB gene encoding glutamate synthase large subunit, giving the protein MNTPGFPRQQGLYDPRHEKDSCGIGFVVNIKGKKSHDIVRQGLQVLENLTHRGAQGADPCTGDGAGILLQVPHTFFKRVAGDAGVSLPEVSEYGVGQLFLPPNAESRRLCEKVFAEIIGEEGLRLLGWRDVPVKSDSIGVQARKTEPFMRQVFIARDALNEAQFERKLYVTRKRVEKAVLESAIQGREHFYVSSLSAHTIVYKGLLLPHQMAAYYQDLTDERMVSALALVHSRFSTNTFPTWPLAHPYRYVCHNGEINTLKGNVNWMKARQGRLHSDLFGKDMEKLFPIVTEDQSDSACLDNTLEFLLLGGRSLPHAMMMLIPEPWVANSQMDLDRRGFYQYHAAMMEPWDGPAAVCFTDGKMIGATLDRNGLRPCRYQVMTDDTVVLSSEAGVLPVPAKEIRMKGRLMPGRMFLVDTVQGRIIDDEEIKTDMAKRKPYRSWVTQYGVSLDELPEPLNVPQPDHPTIRQRQQAFGYTVEELKMVITPMIVNGEEPTSSMGTDTPLAVLSDRPQLLFKYFKQLFAQVTNPPIDPIREQLVMSLVTNIGPKPNLMDESPESCRRIKVQQPILTNADLQKIRGISDPHFKSKTLRMLFRVAEGADGLGAAVDELCREASLAIKEGYEFLILSDRGVDGDWAPIPSLLGISAVHHHLVRECTRTEVGLILETGEPRDVHQFACLIGYGVGTINPYLVFETLVDMERDGYLPEGLDAQTAEAKFIKAINKGLLKIFSKMGISTVQSYCGAQIFEAIGLSHELIARYFTGTASRVEGVGIREIGEETLRRHRMAYEPAAIRQLEFGGEVHYRIQGEHHNWNPDTIYKLQHASRANDAKTYAEFAQLVNDESQRRSNLRGLLEFKFPSQPIPIEAVEPAQDIVKRFNTGAMSFGSISKEAHETLAIAMNRVGGKSNTGEGGEDPERFTPMPNGDSKNSYIKQVASARFGVTAHYLVNARELQIKMAQGAKPGEGGQLPGHKVDEQIARFRYSTPGVQLISPPPHHDIYSIEDLAQLIFDLKNSNPEAGVSVKLVAEVGVGTVAAGVAKAHADKVLISGDSGGTGASPLSSIKYAGIPWELGLAETHQTLVLNDLRGRIRVETDGQMKTGRDVVIATLLGAEEYGFATAPLIVEGCIMMRKCHLNTCPVGIATQDPELRKKFNGKPEHIVNYLFFVAEEARQLMAKLGFKTINEMVGRVDRLKITKAVDHWKAKGLDLSPLLAMPDVAPNVPRYCVQKQDHGLDHILDNELVKLCRPAVETGEKVTIELPIRNVNRTTGTVLSSSIAKKYGLEGLPEDTISIKFNGSAGQSFGAFLARGITLTLEGESNDYIGKGLSGGKIIVYPPKDALYDPAETILIGNTSLYGATQGEAYFYGRAGERFAVRNSGAQTVVEGTGDHGCEYMTGGVVVVLGRTGRNFAAGMSGGVAFVLDEQGKFKGRCNTGMVELETVVTSEDKQLLHDLITKHFMYTGSRKAKQVLDTFDGTVPKFVKVMPVDYKRVMEERKRKASAVH; this is encoded by the coding sequence ATGAATACTCCAGGTTTCCCCAGGCAACAAGGGCTCTATGACCCTCGGCATGAAAAAGACTCGTGCGGGATCGGATTTGTGGTCAATATCAAGGGGAAGAAGTCCCATGACATTGTCCGTCAAGGACTGCAAGTATTGGAGAATCTAACCCACCGTGGGGCCCAGGGTGCCGACCCCTGTACCGGAGATGGAGCCGGGATTCTCTTGCAAGTGCCGCACACTTTTTTTAAACGGGTCGCAGGAGATGCCGGGGTGTCTTTGCCGGAGGTCAGTGAGTATGGGGTGGGGCAGTTATTCCTACCACCGAATGCAGAGTCTCGGCGGCTCTGCGAAAAGGTATTTGCCGAGATCATCGGTGAGGAAGGCCTCCGGTTGCTTGGGTGGCGTGACGTGCCGGTCAAGAGCGACAGTATCGGGGTGCAAGCGCGAAAGACCGAGCCGTTTATGCGGCAGGTTTTTATCGCACGTGATGCGCTCAATGAGGCTCAGTTCGAACGAAAACTCTATGTGACCAGAAAGCGGGTGGAAAAGGCCGTCCTCGAATCGGCGATTCAGGGGCGAGAGCACTTTTACGTCTCCAGTTTATCGGCCCACACGATCGTCTACAAGGGTTTGCTCCTACCGCATCAAATGGCCGCGTATTATCAGGATCTGACCGATGAACGGATGGTGAGCGCCCTGGCGCTGGTACATTCTCGCTTCAGCACCAATACCTTTCCGACCTGGCCGTTGGCCCATCCGTATCGGTACGTCTGTCACAACGGGGAAATCAATACGCTGAAAGGCAACGTCAACTGGATGAAGGCCCGGCAAGGCCGCCTCCATTCCGATCTGTTCGGCAAGGATATGGAGAAACTGTTCCCGATCGTGACTGAGGATCAAAGCGATTCGGCATGTCTGGACAATACTCTCGAATTCCTTCTGCTTGGGGGCCGGTCGTTGCCCCACGCCATGATGATGTTGATTCCCGAGCCATGGGTGGCGAACTCACAGATGGATTTGGATCGCCGAGGCTTTTACCAATATCACGCGGCGATGATGGAACCATGGGACGGGCCGGCTGCGGTCTGTTTTACTGACGGCAAGATGATCGGAGCGACGTTGGATCGGAACGGACTCCGTCCCTGCCGCTATCAGGTGATGACGGATGACACGGTTGTGCTGTCGTCGGAAGCCGGCGTGTTACCGGTTCCGGCCAAGGAAATCCGTATGAAGGGACGGCTCATGCCCGGGCGGATGTTCCTCGTCGATACTGTCCAAGGCCGGATCATCGATGATGAAGAAATCAAGACTGATATGGCGAAGCGGAAACCCTACCGCAGTTGGGTGACCCAATACGGCGTGTCCCTTGATGAACTGCCTGAGCCTTTGAATGTCCCGCAGCCGGACCATCCGACGATCAGGCAGCGGCAACAGGCTTTCGGCTACACTGTCGAAGAGTTGAAGATGGTCATCACCCCCATGATCGTCAATGGTGAGGAACCGACGTCTTCCATGGGCACCGACACCCCCTTGGCGGTGTTGTCTGATCGACCGCAGCTCTTGTTTAAGTACTTCAAGCAGCTGTTTGCGCAGGTCACCAATCCGCCGATCGATCCGATTCGCGAACAGCTTGTGATGTCGCTGGTTACGAATATCGGGCCGAAGCCCAATCTGATGGATGAGTCGCCGGAATCGTGCCGCCGGATCAAGGTACAACAACCGATTTTGACGAACGCCGATCTGCAAAAGATCCGCGGGATTTCCGATCCGCATTTCAAGAGCAAGACGTTGCGCATGTTGTTCCGCGTGGCCGAAGGGGCCGACGGCTTGGGAGCCGCGGTCGATGAGTTGTGCCGAGAGGCGTCACTGGCAATCAAGGAAGGGTACGAATTTTTAATTCTGAGTGATCGCGGAGTCGATGGGGACTGGGCCCCGATTCCGAGCCTCCTCGGCATCTCCGCGGTGCACCACCATCTCGTGCGGGAATGCACGAGGACGGAAGTCGGATTAATCCTTGAAACCGGGGAGCCGCGAGATGTGCACCAATTCGCCTGCTTAATCGGCTACGGAGTCGGGACGATTAATCCGTATCTCGTGTTCGAAACGCTCGTCGACATGGAGCGTGACGGGTATCTTCCCGAGGGACTCGATGCGCAGACGGCGGAGGCGAAGTTTATCAAGGCCATCAACAAGGGCCTGCTCAAGATCTTCTCAAAGATGGGTATCTCGACCGTGCAATCCTATTGTGGCGCGCAAATTTTCGAAGCCATCGGATTGAGTCACGAGCTCATTGCTCGATACTTTACCGGGACCGCGTCACGGGTCGAAGGGGTCGGCATTCGGGAGATCGGCGAGGAAACCTTGCGTCGACATCGCATGGCCTATGAGCCGGCTGCGATCCGGCAATTGGAGTTCGGTGGGGAGGTCCATTACCGTATTCAGGGCGAACATCACAACTGGAATCCCGACACGATCTACAAGCTGCAACATGCCAGTCGAGCCAACGACGCCAAGACCTATGCGGAGTTTGCGCAACTGGTCAATGATGAAAGTCAGCGACGCTCGAACCTGCGTGGATTGCTCGAGTTCAAGTTCCCCTCACAGCCGATTCCCATCGAAGCAGTCGAGCCAGCTCAGGACATCGTCAAGAGGTTCAATACGGGTGCGATGTCGTTTGGATCCATCAGCAAAGAAGCGCATGAGACACTGGCGATTGCCATGAATCGGGTTGGGGGTAAGAGCAACACCGGAGAAGGTGGAGAAGACCCCGAGCGCTTCACGCCCATGCCGAACGGCGACTCAAAGAACAGCTATATCAAGCAGGTGGCCTCAGCTAGGTTCGGCGTAACGGCGCACTACCTCGTCAATGCCCGCGAGTTACAGATCAAGATGGCGCAGGGTGCGAAACCAGGCGAGGGTGGACAGTTGCCGGGCCATAAGGTCGATGAACAGATCGCGCGGTTCCGATATTCCACGCCGGGTGTGCAACTGATTTCGCCTCCGCCGCACCATGATATCTATTCCATCGAAGATCTGGCGCAATTGATTTTCGATCTAAAGAACTCGAATCCGGAGGCCGGTGTCTCGGTCAAGCTCGTGGCGGAAGTCGGTGTCGGGACGGTCGCGGCCGGCGTCGCCAAAGCGCACGCGGACAAGGTCCTGATCAGTGGGGATTCCGGTGGCACCGGAGCCTCCCCGTTGTCGTCGATCAAGTATGCCGGTATTCCGTGGGAATTGGGGCTGGCGGAAACGCATCAGACTTTGGTGTTGAACGATCTGCGCGGCCGTATTCGTGTTGAAACGGACGGGCAGATGAAGACGGGCCGCGATGTGGTGATCGCCACGTTACTCGGTGCGGAAGAGTATGGGTTTGCGACGGCGCCGCTCATCGTCGAGGGCTGTATCATGATGCGGAAGTGCCACCTCAATACCTGCCCGGTCGGCATTGCGACGCAAGATCCAGAACTGCGAAAGAAATTCAACGGCAAACCGGAACACATCGTCAACTATCTCTTTTTTGTCGCCGAGGAAGCCCGGCAACTCATGGCGAAGCTCGGGTTCAAGACGATCAATGAGATGGTCGGTCGTGTCGATAGGCTGAAGATTACGAAGGCAGTCGACCACTGGAAGGCCAAGGGATTGGATCTCTCACCGTTACTGGCTATGCCCGATGTCGCGCCAAACGTACCACGGTATTGCGTACAAAAGCAGGACCATGGCCTCGACCACATCCTTGATAATGAACTGGTGAAATTGTGTCGTCCAGCGGTCGAGACGGGTGAGAAGGTGACGATCGAGTTGCCGATTCGCAACGTGAATCGGACGACGGGTACGGTCCTGTCGAGCAGCATAGCGAAGAAATATGGCCTCGAAGGGCTTCCAGAAGATACGATCTCGATCAAGTTTAACGGGTCCGCCGGGCAATCGTTCGGTGCGTTCCTGGCGCGAGGCATCACGCTGACGTTGGAAGGGGAGTCGAACGACTATATCGGCAAGGGGCTTTCCGGCGGAAAGATCATCGTGTACCCGCCGAAGGATGCGCTCTATGACCCAGCAGAAACCATTTTGATCGGCAATACGTCGCTCTATGGTGCAACGCAGGGTGAAGCCTACTTCT
- a CDS encoding polyprenyl synthetase family protein, whose amino-acid sequence MTQGPVIATPQSMSDVWDAYRAELDGLEDRVRKNLDSSVTLVNTVAAHILSGGGKRIRPLLLLLSARLCGYPGNEHYQLGSIVEYIHTATLLHDDVVDEADLRRGRRTARKVWGNQISILVGDFLYTKAMCNVVEFQSQGINEVISEACNKMAEGEVLQLYYNGNPAMPEVDYIKIVEHKTAGLIAAACQMGAILADATETQQQALFRFGQYLGIAFQVADDTLDYIANGESLGKTIGQDLRQGKATLPLLHLLQHCSAQDCQMIKDRMETRTLSTADLERILFLMGEFGSITYAMDRAKAYIAAAKHELDQFDDSTPRRAMSVAADYMITRDR is encoded by the coding sequence ATGACGCAAGGTCCAGTCATCGCCACGCCACAGAGCATGTCCGACGTGTGGGACGCCTACCGTGCTGAGCTGGACGGACTGGAAGACCGGGTGCGAAAGAACCTCGACTCCAGTGTCACCCTGGTCAATACAGTGGCTGCCCACATCCTCAGTGGTGGGGGGAAGCGTATCAGGCCGTTGCTTCTACTCTTGTCCGCTCGCCTCTGCGGCTATCCAGGTAACGAACACTATCAACTCGGCAGCATTGTAGAGTACATCCACACGGCCACCTTGCTCCACGACGACGTCGTGGATGAGGCCGATCTGCGGAGGGGGAGAAGAACTGCTCGGAAGGTGTGGGGAAACCAGATCAGTATCTTGGTTGGCGATTTTCTCTATACCAAGGCCATGTGCAATGTCGTCGAGTTTCAGAGCCAAGGAATCAATGAAGTGATCTCCGAAGCCTGTAACAAAATGGCCGAAGGCGAAGTCCTCCAGCTCTACTACAACGGCAATCCTGCGATGCCGGAAGTTGATTACATTAAGATCGTCGAGCACAAGACCGCCGGATTGATCGCCGCAGCCTGTCAGATGGGCGCCATTCTCGCCGACGCAACTGAGACCCAGCAGCAAGCCCTCTTCCGATTTGGCCAATACCTGGGGATTGCGTTCCAGGTTGCCGACGACACGCTGGATTACATCGCGAACGGCGAATCGCTTGGAAAAACAATCGGACAAGACCTCCGGCAAGGCAAAGCCACCTTGCCGCTCCTCCATCTGCTGCAACATTGCTCGGCGCAGGACTGTCAGATGATCAAAGATCGAATGGAAACTCGAACGCTCAGCACCGCCGACTTGGAACGGATTTTGTTCCTCATGGGGGAATTCGGGTCGATCACCTATGCGATGGATCGAGCCAAGGCCTACATCGCAGCCGCTAAGCATGAGCTCGATCAATTCGACGATAGTACGCCACGGCGCGCAATGTCGGTGGCCGCTGATTACATGATTACCCGCGATCGGTAA